The Petrotoga sibirica DSM 13575 DNA window GTATCGTTCATGGCACTTACAATACCTTGTTAAACGCTGGAAGGTTGAAATTAGGAATACCACAAGATAGTGATCTAAGAGGGCGCTTGTTTGTTAGTTCAGGTTTAGGTGGAATGAGTGGTGCTCAAGCTAAAGCGATAGAAATCGCAAGAGGCGTTGGGATAATTGCGGAAGTGGATTATTCGAGAATACAAACAAGGCTCAACCAAGGTTGGCTAAAAACCTGCAGTAAAGATTTGGACAAAGTTTTTGAAATAGCCTTCGATCATCTAAATAGAAAAGAACCCATTTCTATCGGTTATTATGGTAATATTGTAGATCTATTGGAATACATTGTAAAGAAAAATATAAAGGTAGATTTGTTATCAGATCAGACATCTTGTCACGCTGCCTACGAGGGAGGTTACTGTCCTCAAGGCTTGACTAATGAAGAGAAGAATCAGCTCTTAGAAACAAATAAAGATAAATTTATTGAATTAGTCAACAGTTCATTAAGAAGGCATTTCGAACTTATAAAAACAATGGTTGATAGAGGAACCTACTTTTTTGACTATGGGAATAGCTTTATGAAAGCGGTTTTTGATGCGGGCGTGAAAGAAATATCAAAAAATGGGATTGATGAAAGCGAAGGTTTCATATTTCCCTCATATGTGGAAGATATAATGGGGCCATTAATATTCGACTATGGTTATGGACCTTTCAGATGGGTATGTTTAAGTGGAAAAAGAGAAGATCTATTGAAAACGGATAAAGCGGCGATGGACTGCATAGATCCCAATAGAAGGGGCCAAGATAGAGACAACTACATATGGATTAGGGATGCAGATAAAAATAATCTTGTTGTAGGTACTCAAGCAAGAATCCTTTATCAGGATGCTATAGGAAGGATGAAGATAGCGCTTAAATTCAATGAAATAGTAAGAAAAGGGGAAGTTGGTCCCATAATGCTCGGAAGGGATCATCACGATACAGGTGGAGCTGACTCTCCTTTTAGAGAAACGGCGAATATAAAAGATGGAAGTA harbors:
- a CDS encoding urocanate hydratase yields the protein MVNNIDISNAMSIKLDDKLPSMPKFIEGIRRAPKRHLNLSKREVELALANALRYVPENLHEKLAPEFLQELFTRGRIYGYRYRPEGNIKAKPVDMYKGKCIEGKAFQVMIDNNLDFDVALYPYELVTYGETGQVCQNWMQYRLIKKYLEELTREQTLVVTSGHPLGLFRSTPNSPRVIITNALMVGMFDDQEHWIKAQAMGVANYGQMTAGGWMYIGPQGIVHGTYNTLLNAGRLKLGIPQDSDLRGRLFVSSGLGGMSGAQAKAIEIARGVGIIAEVDYSRIQTRLNQGWLKTCSKDLDKVFEIAFDHLNRKEPISIGYYGNIVDLLEYIVKKNIKVDLLSDQTSCHAAYEGGYCPQGLTNEEKNQLLETNKDKFIELVNSSLRRHFELIKTMVDRGTYFFDYGNSFMKAVFDAGVKEISKNGIDESEGFIFPSYVEDIMGPLIFDYGYGPFRWVCLSGKREDLLKTDKAAMDCIDPNRRGQDRDNYIWIRDADKNNLVVGTQARILYQDAIGRMKIALKFNEIVRKGEVGPIMLGRDHHDTGGADSPFRETANIKDGSNIMADMATHDFAGNVARGMSLVTLHNGGGVGIGKAINGGFGLVLDGSVRVDEIIKNAIPWDVMVGVARRSWARNEASIKTSIEYNKENKNTDHITLPYIADKDMIKDLVDKYYEG